The stretch of DNA TGCTACAGCGATAAAACCATTGGGATTTTAATAAATTTATTTTCATAAATGTTTTTTTGGAGATTATAAATGATATTATTTAAAAAATAATGCTATGAACTTATATGGTGTTATAAAAATTGGTTTAAATTGAAAAATACCATTGAAAGTACTAAAAATGAATTGTTTTAACAAACAAAATTATTATTATTAGCTACTTTATGTTACATGAATCAAGAGGAGACTCAATCGATAATTTCTAAAAGTAGGGGTGTAAAACGGACAAAGTGAATTGCCTTATTAGGCCTCAAAAATCTTGGTAATTTTAGCGCATAATCAATTCTACGTAGTTACTTAAGCAACTACGCAGAACTAATGATTGTAAATTTAAACAACCTTTTTGTGCCTAATGGCGTTGCAAATGCTCATTGTAGCTACGGCTACAACTGTGCTTTGCGCCTTATTAGGCCTCAAAAATCTTGGTAATTTTAACGCATAATCAATTCTACGTAGTTACTTATCCATATAAAGCCTATATTATTTCTAATAAATGGATAGTAAGAGCGAGTTGGATTTATTAACTTTACAACAGATCATATTTTTGAACAGATAAAAAACTACGATTATGTTTGGAGGAATGGAGGAAATGAAAAAACAAATGCAAGATGCTTTAACGGCTATTACTGTTGAAGGAGAAGCAGGTGGAGGAATGGTTAAAATTAGAGCAAATGCTGCTCGTCAAATCTTAGATGTAAGTATTGACCCATCTTTAGATTTAAACGATAAAGAGCAGTTGGAAGATTTGATGCTAGAAGCAATGAATCGTGTTATTGCTGCTGCCGCTGTCAAAGAGCAAGAAGAGTCTCAGGCTATGATGGCGAAATTATTGCCTCCTGGTATGGGAGACTTAGGTGGCTTGTTTGGATAGGTATTACTATTTATCCAACATGGAGTTGTTTAAATATATAGACTTTATCACAGTATTTTGCTTTCCAATTAGTTGTTGGCAAATTTTTGTGATAAAGTCTAATCGTAATATGCTTTAATCCAAATAATATGGCTGTATATGTAGGTAGGTGGGATTGTACTTCTTGTGGTTATAAAGGGGTGATAGGTCCAGAAACAGAATGCTCGAACTGTGGGGCTGATCGACCTAAGAATGTTAAATTCTATATGGCAGATGAAAAGGATATTGTTCAAGATCCTGATGTTTTGCAAAAGGCTAAGGAAGGGCCTGATTGGCGCTGTTCTTATTGCGGACAGAATAACAAAAATGCTGAATCTACTTGCAAGGATTGTGGAAATCCTAGAGGTGTTGCAGATAAACAGTTGGACGTTAAGGACTATTCAACGCAAAATGTACCTCGTTCTGGAGATGGGACTCGATCCAAACCTCAAGCCCAAGTAGTGGCTGAGCCCCCCAAAACATTGAACAAAAAAGGGTGCTTCTTTATCTTAGCGATTCTCATTAGTTTGGCAATAGCACTAAGTTGGAGCCATGAAATTGAAGTTCAGGTTGAAAGCTTTGAATGGGAGAGAACGATTCGGGTTGAGGAGAATAAGAAAATAAAGGAAGAAGGGTGGTCGTTGCCCCAAGGTGGAGAGTTAATCACTTCATTTAGAGAAATCCACCATTATGAACAGGTTTTAGATCATTATGAAACTCGTACCCGTACACAACAACGGGCAACGGGAACAGAAGAGTATGTCTGCGGGAAACGAGATTTGGGAAATGGCTATTTTGAAGATAAGTATTGTACTCGAACAACTTATGAGAGTTATGAAGAAGAATATCAGGAGCCTATTTATCGGGATGAGCCTGTGTATCAAACCAAATACAGCTATTGGATTTATAGATGGCTTATCTCCAAACCCATCGTTACTACTGGCAAAAATCAAGAGCCAATATGGGGGGATACGTATGATATAAAAACACAATCAAATCTTCGTGAAGCTGGAAGAAAGGGCATGTATGCTGTCATTGTGCGAGATGAAAAAGCCGAAATACATCGTCATGAAATGAATTTTTCGAAGTGGGAACGACTCAGTATTGGAGCTAATTTAAAAGCTAAACGAGGTACTGTACTGGGAGGTTATAGGGGATTGGTAGAGGAATAAGATTTTATTTAAGGTGGAGTTGTAAAGCTCTTTTATGGATGAAAAAGGCGTTTGTCATTGAAACGGCTTTGTTTCATGTTGGCTTTCGAGGCATTTAAGCAATTGAGTGCTGCAAATATTTTTTTGGTAAGAAGGGGAACTAGATAGGAGTTTTTAGAGTTTTAATAATATTACTATTATAAAAAGAAGCTTTACTTTTATTTAAAACCTCTCATTATGAATATCGGTCAAAAAATACTTGCTGGGATTGGAGTTTTGGGTTTATTATTACTTACTCCTGTTATCTTTTATACGTTTGGAAATACGGTTCCTATTGATTTTTTAGGAGATAAATTGGGCAGTTTAGGGACACCTTCTGTGCTTACATTTGTTGCTTTTTGTATGATAGGGACGATGGCTCTTTTGGGAGGAGGAAAAAATTTGAGTGCTACTTTAGTGAGTTTATTTATAGGGGGATTGTTAATTTCTACTGCTGTGGAAATTAGCTTTTTAGCTTGGTTCAAAGAGATCGTTACTAATGTTGAGTTTTTATCTAATTTAAAATTAAACTTATTGGCAGGTGTTTTTGTGTTGCTGGTTGGGATGTTGTTGAGTTTTGTAGAGAAGGTAAATTTTAAAGTTGAGTTGTTTGTTTTATTACTGCTCCCTTTAAGTTTTTTGGTAGGGAGTAGCTATGCGGGAATTTTGCCGAATCAAAGTAGTTTTAACATATCTATGAATGAAGGGATGCAATCGTTAAAAGGGATGATTGATGCGAAATACTTAGCTCAGGAGAATGTTCAAAAATACGTAGAGGATGTTGCCGAAGATGAGACATTAACAGAGGAAGAAAAAGTAGCAAAAATGGAAAATTTGCAACAAAAAATTGCAAAATTAGAAAGTGAAAAGGACATTCTGCAACGCTTAAAGTCTGAAAATGAAGCCTATAAAAAACGTATTGCAGAGCAGGAAGAACAGTTGAAAGAATATGAGTGGTGTGCGGGGTCGAGAGATAGCAGTTCACAGGTTCGTAGTTATGCCGAAGCAGTTGTGCCGAACCAACCTTGTGTACGTGATTTTGCTGTTTCTTTGGTCAAAGAACAACAAGGTGCCTATTATGATATTCGTCGAGGTACCCCTAGCGAAAAAGGAATGCAACAAATTTGTGTCTTGCATTATTATTTGGCGAACAATTGGAAATACATAAGCGATCCTACTATGATTCGAAACGATTATAATTCACCAGCCAACAGAACCATTGCTTTGGGCTTGGCAGGAGATTGTGATGACTTTTCAATTTTAAACGCTTCTTGTGTAGAAGCAATTGGAGGAATCACCCGAATTATGGTGGGAACGTGCAGTGGTGGTGCTCATGCATGGGCAGAAGTATTGATTGGAAATAAGAGTCAGTGGAATGCTGCTGTTAAAACAATTCGAAATTACTATAACAATCCCTACAAAAAAATAATCCCTAGTATTGATGACGAAGGTAATTATTGGTTGCCGTTAGATTGGTATATGGGGGAATATACCTGCAACGATAACCCCACCCAAATGGAGACTTATTATACTTCAAAAGAGCAATTGACAAAGGGCTTAAAAAGACTAAGCTATTAGACTCCTATTGAAACTATTTTACAACTAGGCTGTTCCAATAAAGAATAGCCTTTTTTTTGTTCTAAAATCTTCTTATTTTGATACATCTGTCAAAGAAGGATAAATTTTTATATTAGAATCAACTATGATATCCACAACATTACACGAAAAAACACCCCTCTTTTATGCGCACAATTTAAGCACTAAGCTTGGCAAAAAAGTCTATTTTAAAATGGACTGCCACCAACCTACTGGCTCTTTCAAAATACGTGGAATTGGTAAGCGTTGTCAAGAAGCTTTTGAGGCTGGATTTGATCATTTTGTAATCGCTTCTGGCGGAAATGCTGGGCTTGCTACTGCTTATGCTGGATGGAAAATGGGAGTAAAAACAACTGTTGTCGTTCCTACAACAACTACGCAAGCCATGCAAGAGAAGATTATTAATTTAGGAGCTGAATTAAAAATTTTTGGAACAACATGGAATGATAGCAATGTGTTTGCACAAAGTTTAGTAAAAAAAGAAAAGGCAATTTATATCCATCCATTTGATCATCCTACTGTTTGGGCTGGGAATGCTTCTGTAATCGATGAATGCGACACTCAGATGTCTCCCCCTGATTTGGTGGTGGTTGCAGTTGGTGGTGGTGGTTATTTTTGTGGTGTGATGGAAGGGATAAAACGAAACAATTGGACCCAAACACAAGTATTAACTGCTGAGACAGA from Aureispira anguillae encodes:
- a CDS encoding YbaB/EbfC family nucleoid-associated protein, yielding MFGGMEEMKKQMQDALTAITVEGEAGGGMVKIRANAARQILDVSIDPSLDLNDKEQLEDLMLEAMNRVIAAAAVKEQEESQAMMAKLLPPGMGDLGGLFG
- a CDS encoding transglutaminase domain-containing protein, translating into MNIGQKILAGIGVLGLLLLTPVIFYTFGNTVPIDFLGDKLGSLGTPSVLTFVAFCMIGTMALLGGGKNLSATLVSLFIGGLLISTAVEISFLAWFKEIVTNVEFLSNLKLNLLAGVFVLLVGMLLSFVEKVNFKVELFVLLLLPLSFLVGSSYAGILPNQSSFNISMNEGMQSLKGMIDAKYLAQENVQKYVEDVAEDETLTEEEKVAKMENLQQKIAKLESEKDILQRLKSENEAYKKRIAEQEEQLKEYEWCAGSRDSSSQVRSYAEAVVPNQPCVRDFAVSLVKEQQGAYYDIRRGTPSEKGMQQICVLHYYLANNWKYISDPTMIRNDYNSPANRTIALGLAGDCDDFSILNASCVEAIGGITRIMVGTCSGGAHAWAEVLIGNKSQWNAAVKTIRNYYNNPYKKIIPSIDDEGNYWLPLDWYMGEYTCNDNPTQMETYYTSKEQLTKGLKRLSY
- a CDS encoding pyridoxal-phosphate dependent enzyme, with translation MISTTLHEKTPLFYAHNLSTKLGKKVYFKMDCHQPTGSFKIRGIGKRCQEAFEAGFDHFVIASGGNAGLATAYAGWKMGVKTTVVVPTTTTQAMQEKIINLGAELKIFGTTWNDSNVFAQSLVKKEKAIYIHPFDHPTVWAGNASVIDECDTQMSPPDLVVVAVGGGGYFCGVMEGIKRNNWTQTQVLTAETEGAASMKGAIEAQELITLESIASIASSLGAKRVAKRAFELALEHAVIPYAVSDQEALEACRLFLNETGNLVEPACGAALAAVYHNIKPIQEADSILILVCGGASLTLEHFNNYSATLF